A window of Ignavibacterium sp. contains these coding sequences:
- a CDS encoding T9SS type A sorting domain-containing protein: MKKLKILLTVITLIFLVYPHSLSAKYEVDPKDKGKKPILQKTWANPVMSIMNINNASMWVNDNGFHDWVIGGGWNGAFPIGTTVGAIFAEGIVWGGLVNDGNAPVVRVNGNTYGSGTNAIDRLYRVRPDYARADLRNDAATFLQVPPSSVTDADIQTIRDQYAKDWNEWPAAQGAPFDDKNGNGVYEPAVDVPGIPGASQTLFIRYDDSGSEGNYGSPAIGLEISETYWAYAVTGPLANVIFKKVNIIYKGTPTSSPTSTIDSMYIVQWADPDVGNSTDDFAGCDTVLNLGYAYSSKASDATYAGIGFPPPAVGYDFLSGVSKFTGNPDDSAIVDLKWKKGYKYVNRKPMSSFVYFAAGGSWSDPTFNYNGTLQFYNLMRGKLPEPRYPSGQDFPPEVVDYAPDGTFLLAGDPVFGIGKIDGKKEGPGDRRIMVTNGPISLNLGDTAQVVLALVYGMGKNNLSSISSMKFNDQFAQFAFDQLFDVPVMPTPDVSAAQVDNKISISWSLDPEVKDAIENSPHGPYEFEGYAVYQLPAGAVDIKDPKAVRIAIFDVVNGVSVLSDKFLDEATGLIYSKPVAFLDNTKGIQRYLTIDKDYINNKGLINGQSYTFAITALAYNNDPGLPANILESAPAILNVVPQSTTPGVRYNSVVGDTIKAVHQSGGSDGSVFAIVVDPSKLKGHKYEVTFEETVDGTVWNLKDLDENRVVLSNQLNQEGNDDYAIVDGMLVKVVGPPFAGVKDWDIPNGTRRFTWAGGADGLHFEGFNGALGYASPRSVFDDGVMIVTPPELKNVVLKLASVNFTGDYDPPFDLNDPNVSYGYRYMRRASQPPAKPEFAPYILNPTGGYAFQEFAKNVPLSAWNVDDPNNPQRLAVGFLENNAVNGLVDGKYWPGNHNNYDNVDGDGPREWLFIFDAPYSETSDPTMAQEIIGSDARVMYFATWARRGAAVFSPNASGEDEFLILANKVNSVADVFTFSTPKPSFSPDLAKEDLDKINVFPNPYYGYQYRETAPNNKYVTFSHLPEKATIRIFDLSGVLVRTIIHSSTNQFETWDLQNDNNYPVASGIYIVYIDMPDFGKTKILKLAIVNEQQMLKVY, from the coding sequence ATGAAAAAATTAAAAATATTATTAACAGTAATTACACTCATCTTTCTGGTTTATCCTCATTCTTTGTCTGCAAAATATGAGGTTGACCCAAAGGATAAAGGGAAAAAGCCCATACTGCAAAAAACCTGGGCTAATCCTGTCATGAGTATTATGAATATTAACAATGCTTCGATGTGGGTTAATGATAACGGATTTCACGATTGGGTTATTGGTGGCGGTTGGAATGGTGCTTTTCCAATAGGCACAACTGTCGGAGCTATTTTTGCTGAAGGTATCGTTTGGGGTGGATTGGTTAATGACGGTAATGCACCAGTTGTAAGAGTTAACGGAAACACCTATGGTTCCGGCACTAACGCAATAGACAGACTTTACAGAGTAAGACCAGATTATGCCAGAGCTGATTTGAGAAATGATGCGGCAACATTTTTGCAGGTTCCACCTTCTTCAGTAACTGATGCTGATATCCAAACCATTCGCGATCAGTATGCTAAGGATTGGAATGAATGGCCTGCAGCACAAGGTGCACCTTTCGATGATAAAAATGGTAACGGTGTTTACGAACCTGCAGTTGATGTGCCTGGTATTCCTGGTGCATCTCAGACCCTATTCATCAGATACGATGATTCCGGTTCTGAAGGAAACTATGGTTCACCTGCTATTGGCTTAGAAATTTCAGAAACATATTGGGCATATGCTGTAACTGGTCCACTGGCAAATGTTATATTTAAAAAAGTAAACATCATTTATAAAGGGACTCCTACATCAAGTCCAACTTCGACTATTGATAGTATGTATATTGTTCAGTGGGCAGACCCTGATGTCGGTAACTCAACCGATGACTTTGCAGGTTGCGATACTGTATTAAATCTCGGTTATGCTTATAGCTCAAAAGCTTCCGATGCTACTTATGCCGGAATTGGATTCCCTCCACCAGCAGTTGGTTATGACTTTTTATCAGGTGTTTCCAAATTTACTGGCAATCCAGATGATAGCGCTATTGTAGATTTGAAGTGGAAAAAAGGTTATAAATATGTAAACAGAAAACCAATGAGTTCTTTTGTTTACTTTGCAGCTGGTGGTTCCTGGAGTGATCCAACATTTAACTATAATGGTACATTGCAATTCTATAATCTGATGCGAGGAAAACTTCCAGAACCAAGATATCCATCAGGTCAGGATTTCCCTCCAGAAGTAGTTGACTATGCACCCGATGGTACATTCTTACTTGCCGGTGATCCTGTTTTCGGAATTGGAAAAATCGATGGTAAAAAAGAAGGTCCGGGTGATAGAAGAATAATGGTTACGAACGGACCAATCTCTTTGAATCTGGGTGATACAGCTCAGGTTGTTCTGGCATTAGTATATGGAATGGGTAAGAATAATCTTTCCAGCATAAGTTCAATGAAGTTCAATGATCAATTTGCACAATTTGCATTTGATCAGCTTTTTGATGTACCAGTTATGCCAACTCCTGATGTTAGCGCAGCACAAGTGGATAATAAAATCTCCATAAGCTGGTCACTTGACCCTGAAGTTAAAGATGCAATTGAAAATTCACCACATGGTCCTTATGAATTTGAAGGATATGCAGTTTATCAATTGCCTGCCGGTGCTGTTGATATTAAGGATCCGAAGGCAGTTAGAATTGCAATCTTTGATGTAGTCAATGGTGTATCAGTATTGTCAGATAAATTCCTTGATGAGGCAACCGGATTAATTTATTCCAAGCCAGTTGCATTCCTTGATAATACAAAAGGAATACAGAGATACTTGACCATTGATAAGGATTACATTAACAACAAAGGATTAATAAACGGACAATCCTATACATTTGCTATCACAGCACTTGCTTACAATAATGATCCCGGATTGCCTGCAAATATACTTGAATCTGCTCCTGCTATCTTGAATGTTGTCCCACAATCAACAACTCCGGGTGTCAGATACAATTCTGTGGTTGGTGATACGATAAAAGCAGTTCATCAATCCGGAGGTAGCGATGGATCAGTGTTCGCAATTGTTGTAGACCCTTCAAAACTGAAAGGTCATAAATATGAAGTTACTTTTGAAGAAACCGTTGATGGAACTGTTTGGAATTTAAAGGATTTAGATGAAAACCGTGTAGTCTTATCAAATCAACTAAATCAGGAAGGTAATGATGATTACGCAATTGTTGATGGTATGCTGGTTAAAGTTGTGGGACCACCTTTCGCAGGAGTGAAAGATTGGGATATTCCTAACGGTACGAGAAGATTTACCTGGGCTGGTGGCGCAGATGGATTACATTTTGAAGGATTTAATGGTGCATTGGGTTATGCAAGCCCAAGAAGCGTTTTTGATGATGGCGTTATGATTGTTACTCCACCCGAATTGAAAAATGTTGTATTGAAATTAGCAAGTGTTAATTTCACTGGTGATTATGATCCACCATTTGATCTTAATGATCCGAATGTTTCTTATGGATACCGATATATGAGAAGAGCCAGTCAACCACCTGCAAAACCAGAATTTGCTCCGTATATATTAAATCCAACTGGTGGATATGCATTTCAGGAATTTGCTAAAAATGTTCCTCTTTCTGCGTGGAATGTAGATGATCCGAATAATCCACAAAGACTTGCAGTTGGTTTCCTTGAAAACAATGCTGTTAATGGACTAGTTGATGGTAAATACTGGCCTGGTAATCATAATAACTATGATAATGTTGATGGTGATGGACCAAGAGAATGGTTATTCATTTTCGATGCACCTTACAGTGAAACATCTGACCCAACAATGGCTCAGGAAATTATCGGCTCAGATGCAAGAGTAATGTATTTTGCAACCTGGGCAAGAAGAGGTGCAGCTGTATTTTCACCAAATGCTTCTGGCGAAGATGAATTCCTTATCCTCGCAAACAAAGTAAACTCTGTGGCAGATGTATTTACATTCTCTACACCTAAACCATCTTTCAGCCCTGATCTGGCTAAAGAAGATTTAGATAAGATAAATGTATTCCCAAATCCATATTATGGATATCAATATCGAGAAACTGCTCCGAATAACAAGTATGTTACATTCAGTCATTTACCCGAGAAGGCAACGATCAGAATATTTGATCTGAGTGGAGTTTTAGTAAGAACTATAATTCACAGCTCCACAAATCAGTTCGAAACATGGGATTTACAGAATGATAACAACTATCCGGTAGCCAGTGGCATTTACATAGTTTATATCGATATGCCTGATTTTGGTAAAACCAAAATACTTAAACTGGCTATCGTAAATGAACAACAAATGCTTAAGGTTTATTAA
- a CDS encoding PorV/PorQ family protein gives MIQLKRILLVLLIIGMTGAEVFGGGQNRAGTSGAPELRIPVGARYLSMAGSSISYVRGLESIYWNPAGVDLSTSDANAIFSHRSYIADMSMNFVAASGRLGDVGTIGLSFRSLNIGDINVTTMDQPDGTGQIISPSYFVLGLTYSKQLTDRISVGANFNLISENIDRVSASTFAFDFGVQYRDLFALPGFNLGVVVKNLGAPIKFDGNGLYVNADDPNAQRGPTFLKIDAASAELPSEIAIGVSYQRNLDNDNALTVSTTFQNNNYSYDDYKFGLEYSFRNLLYLRGGYLWAPQSDDNTPNIFQNFTVGVGLNLAEFSGLDLSVDYAYVPVKYFDANHVFAISFGF, from the coding sequence ATGATACAACTTAAAAGAATATTATTAGTCCTACTGATAATAGGTATGACCGGCGCCGAAGTATTTGGCGGTGGTCAAAATCGCGCTGGTACATCTGGTGCACCTGAATTGAGAATTCCTGTTGGTGCAAGATATCTAAGCATGGCAGGTTCATCAATTTCTTATGTGCGCGGATTGGAATCAATTTACTGGAATCCGGCTGGTGTTGATCTTAGCACCAGCGATGCGAATGCAATATTCTCACACCGCTCATACATTGCTGATATGTCAATGAACTTTGTTGCTGCCAGTGGCAGATTGGGTGATGTGGGTACCATTGGATTGTCATTCAGATCACTTAACATTGGTGATATCAATGTTACAACGATGGACCAACCTGATGGAACCGGCCAGATAATCAGTCCTAGCTATTTCGTTCTTGGATTAACCTACTCGAAACAACTTACAGACAGAATATCTGTTGGTGCTAACTTTAATCTTATCAGTGAGAACATTGACAGAGTTAGTGCAAGCACCTTCGCTTTCGATTTTGGTGTTCAGTACAGAGATTTATTCGCTCTGCCAGGATTTAATCTTGGTGTTGTAGTTAAAAATCTTGGAGCGCCAATTAAATTTGATGGAAACGGATTATATGTAAATGCTGATGATCCAAATGCTCAGAGAGGTCCAACATTTCTGAAGATTGATGCAGCTTCTGCTGAATTACCTTCAGAAATTGCAATTGGAGTTTCTTATCAGAGAAATTTAGATAATGATAATGCTCTGACAGTTTCAACCACATTCCAGAACAATAATTACTCGTATGATGATTATAAATTCGGTCTGGAATATTCCTTCAGAAATTTACTTTATCTGAGAGGTGGCTATCTCTGGGCACCGCAATCAGATGATAATACACCAAATATTTTCCAGAATTTTACAGTTGGTGTAGGATTAAATTTAGCAGAGTTCAGTGGTTTGGATTTGTCAGTTGATTATGCTTATGTGCCTGTAAAATATTTCGATGCAAACCATGTATTTGCAATTTCGTTTGGTTTTTAG
- a CDS encoding helicase HerA-like domain-containing protein, which produces MSTKEKFIETIRQGYSFKGDSIIFGTAIFNGEAIPDLHIKMPLATINRHGLIAGATGTGKTKTVQLFAEALSEKSIPVMLMDIKGDLSGIAAEGYVNPKIEERHQKIGLPYQPKKFPVEFLSLSDEKGVRLRATVLEFGPILISKILELNDVQSGLVSVLFKYCDDNNLPLLDLKDFKKILQYASNEGKQEIEKEYGNISTTSLGTILRKVIELEQQGADKFFGERSFDVDDLLRLDENGNGVISVLRLIDLQNRPKLFSTFMLCLLAEIYQTFPELGDKPEPKLVIVIDEAHLIFNEASKALLEQIETIIKLIRSKGVGIYFCTQNPQDVPASVLSQLGLKIQHALRAFTAQDRKMIKLTAENYPLSEFYKTDELLTSLGIGEAAITVLNEKGIPTPLAATLLCAPRSRMDVLTDDELNEILSKSKLITKYNEIIDRESAYEILNQKLERAAQQSSSEINKEVPQVRFPQQTKTTTRRTEKSAAEKIASSPLAKQVGRTLVRELARGIFGVLLGGKKR; this is translated from the coding sequence ATGAGTACAAAAGAAAAATTTATCGAAACTATCCGGCAAGGATATAGTTTCAAAGGCGATTCTATTATTTTCGGTACAGCCATTTTTAATGGCGAAGCAATTCCCGATTTACATATCAAAATGCCACTCGCTACAATAAATCGGCACGGACTAATAGCAGGTGCAACCGGAACAGGTAAAACCAAAACAGTTCAACTTTTTGCAGAAGCACTTTCTGAGAAAAGTATTCCGGTAATGCTTATGGATATCAAAGGTGATTTAAGTGGAATTGCTGCTGAAGGTTATGTCAATCCAAAGATTGAGGAAAGACATCAGAAAATTGGTCTTCCCTATCAGCCAAAAAAATTTCCGGTTGAATTTCTATCTCTATCAGATGAAAAAGGAGTTAGACTTAGAGCAACCGTTTTAGAGTTTGGTCCGATCTTAATTTCAAAAATTCTTGAATTGAATGATGTTCAGTCGGGACTGGTTTCAGTTCTTTTCAAATATTGTGATGATAATAATCTTCCCTTACTTGATCTTAAAGATTTTAAGAAGATACTTCAATACGCTTCTAACGAAGGTAAACAAGAGATTGAAAAGGAATATGGAAATATATCCACAACTTCTCTGGGCACAATACTAAGAAAAGTTATTGAGCTTGAACAACAAGGTGCAGATAAATTTTTTGGAGAAAGATCATTTGATGTTGATGATTTGCTTCGTTTAGATGAGAACGGTAATGGTGTAATATCAGTTCTCAGATTAATTGATTTACAGAATCGTCCAAAATTATTTTCTACATTTATGTTGTGTCTGCTTGCTGAAATTTATCAGACATTCCCGGAATTGGGTGATAAACCCGAACCAAAACTTGTAATAGTAATTGATGAAGCCCACCTTATTTTTAACGAAGCCAGCAAAGCATTACTTGAACAGATTGAAACAATAATAAAATTAATCCGTTCGAAAGGTGTTGGAATTTATTTCTGCACACAAAATCCTCAGGATGTTCCTGCTTCGGTATTAAGTCAGTTAGGATTAAAGATTCAACATGCATTAAGGGCTTTTACTGCACAGGATAGAAAAATGATAAAGCTTACAGCAGAAAACTATCCTTTAAGTGAATTTTATAAAACGGATGAATTGCTAACTTCACTTGGTATTGGAGAAGCTGCAATTACTGTGCTTAACGAAAAAGGTATTCCGACTCCGCTGGCAGCAACTCTGTTATGTGCACCTCGTTCGAGAATGGATGTTTTAACTGATGATGAATTAAATGAAATTTTATCAAAGTCAAAATTAATCACAAAGTACAATGAGATAATTGATCGGGAGAGTGCTTACGAAATTCTTAATCAAAAATTAGAAAGAGCTGCACAGCAATCTTCGAGCGAAATAAATAAAGAAGTTCCGCAAGTAAGATTTCCTCAGCAAACAAAAACAACAACAAGAAGAACTGAAAAATCTGCTGCTGAAAAAATTGCAAGCAGTCCATTAGCAAAACAAGTCGGAAGAACTTTAGTAAGAGAGCTTGCAAGAGGCATATTTGGTGTTCTTTTGGGAGGAAAGAAAAGGTAA
- a CDS encoding DUF3078 domain-containing protein, with product MKKIFLLILISTSIITAQDVADSLLKQGWNPTGVVGINLSQIAFKDWTQGGSNSLAYTLFSNFGVIYFDNPWKWRTNLKAAYGRTKLEDQGYRTTDNEFYFESILTRKIGWPVDPYFALTIRSSLTKGYDYKSDPAVQIVDFFDPGYVSQALGFQYSHGEIFSSRLGVALQQTFANKFAAAYTDDIETTDKIEDFKFDTGIESVSEVKYNFYDNMTYLSFLRLFSRFNSLDVWDVRWDNIIAAKVNNYITVNFNVVLVHEISQSRRTQFKEAINIGIAYSLF from the coding sequence ATGAAAAAAATCTTTCTGTTAATTCTTATTTCCACAAGTATTATAACTGCACAGGATGTTGCCGATTCTCTTTTAAAACAAGGATGGAATCCAACTGGTGTTGTTGGCATAAACCTTTCTCAGATTGCGTTCAAAGATTGGACACAAGGTGGTTCGAATTCTTTAGCATATACTTTATTTTCAAATTTTGGAGTAATCTACTTCGATAATCCGTGGAAATGGAGAACCAATCTTAAAGCAGCTTATGGCAGAACGAAGCTTGAAGACCAGGGTTACAGAACTACCGATAATGAATTTTATTTTGAAAGTATTTTAACAAGAAAAATCGGTTGGCCTGTTGACCCATATTTTGCTCTTACCATCCGGTCTTCTCTTACAAAAGGATATGATTATAAATCAGATCCGGCAGTTCAGATTGTTGATTTTTTTGATCCCGGTTATGTATCTCAGGCATTAGGTTTTCAATATTCACACGGTGAAATTTTTTCATCACGACTTGGAGTAGCATTACAACAGACTTTTGCAAATAAATTTGCAGCAGCTTATACTGATGATATCGAAACTACTGATAAGATTGAGGATTTCAAGTTTGATACTGGTATTGAATCCGTGTCTGAAGTAAAATACAATTTTTATGATAATATGACTTATCTAAGTTTTCTGAGATTGTTTTCGAGATTCAATTCGCTTGATGTTTGGGATGTAAGGTGGGATAATATTATCGCAGCAAAAGTAAATAACTATATCACTGTGAATTTTAATGTTGTACTCGTTCACGAAATCAGTCAGAGCAGAAGAACACAGTTCAAAGAAGCAATAAATATTGGAATAGCTTATAGTTTATTTTAA
- a CDS encoding capsule assembly Wzi family protein has translation MRRFKLFIPIIILNVQLICFAQVENVQLNHPVYIFLKEIYVKGLVDYIKEDDPVMSRFEIIKLLNLIKINEPSLSPTEKKLLNKYLAELNDDLNPESSTQLFNPDNNFISDLPEMFSQKVKYLYGYKEDGNNIFLEWLGHFYHGQRFSPTPTNNANLYDIGFRMRGTVFNHLGYNLTVIKGGVSGNDRIAETIEPKLLSNYKWVENLENIGNYGFNYGYLKFYTSPTENMDLSVQLGREDITFGYGYGSKLVLSGENPTLDFIKFNFDYGVIHFTSLHASTVGNFSYDINQRYTKYLALNRLRLSFKNLFDFGIGETMIYSGRGIELGYLSPLAFYKFIEMDLQDRDNGTLWMDFQTNFLKKLQFQATFYLDENILSNLQDLERYTNKTAYQLNAFWYEPFSVNDLSLILEYTKIRPYVYTHRDPKNTYTAFGTNLGHRIGPNADEIMFRANYNLSDRIRLTGEYRFTRKGNNVYDENGNLIKNVGGDIFLSHPDILENKTAKFLDGERINTSHFILGMRIEPIREFYFDIYFNYLSTKNLTKSIIENLSYALIKFTLEY, from the coding sequence ATGAGAAGATTTAAGTTATTTATTCCAATAATTATTCTGAATGTACAATTAATTTGTTTTGCTCAGGTTGAAAATGTGCAGCTAAATCATCCGGTTTACATTTTTCTTAAAGAGATTTATGTAAAAGGATTAGTGGACTATATTAAAGAAGATGATCCGGTTATGTCGCGATTTGAAATAATTAAACTTCTAAACCTTATAAAAATTAATGAACCCTCACTAAGCCCCACAGAGAAAAAACTTCTTAATAAATACTTAGCAGAGCTTAATGATGATCTTAATCCGGAAAGCTCTACACAGCTTTTTAATCCGGATAATAATTTTATTTCCGATTTACCGGAGATGTTTTCACAAAAAGTAAAATATCTTTATGGCTATAAAGAAGATGGGAATAATATCTTTCTGGAATGGCTTGGTCACTTCTATCACGGGCAAAGGTTTTCACCAACACCAACAAATAATGCTAACCTTTATGATATCGGCTTCAGAATGCGCGGAACAGTTTTTAATCATCTTGGTTATAACCTGACAGTGATTAAAGGGGGAGTTTCAGGTAATGACAGAATTGCGGAAACCATTGAGCCAAAACTTCTTTCAAATTATAAATGGGTTGAAAATCTGGAAAATATTGGTAATTATGGTTTTAATTATGGATATCTGAAATTTTATACTTCACCAACGGAAAACATGGATTTGTCCGTTCAACTCGGGAGAGAAGATATAACTTTTGGGTATGGCTATGGAAGCAAGTTAGTTCTCTCCGGAGAAAATCCCACACTCGATTTTATAAAATTTAATTTTGATTATGGTGTTATCCACTTTACCTCTCTGCACGCATCAACTGTTGGCAATTTTAGTTATGATATAAATCAGCGTTATACAAAATACCTGGCATTGAACAGATTAAGATTATCCTTCAAAAATCTTTTTGATTTTGGAATCGGTGAAACAATGATTTACTCAGGCAGAGGAATTGAACTTGGTTATTTAAGTCCACTTGCATTTTATAAATTTATTGAAATGGATTTACAGGACAGAGATAATGGAACTCTATGGATGGATTTTCAAACAAACTTTCTGAAGAAGCTTCAGTTTCAGGCAACATTTTATCTTGATGAAAATATACTCAGCAATCTTCAGGATTTAGAAAGATATACCAACAAAACTGCATATCAACTAAATGCATTTTGGTATGAGCCATTTTCAGTAAATGATTTATCATTAATTTTAGAATACACCAAAATTCGTCCTTATGTTTATACTCATCGTGATCCAAAGAACACTTATACAGCTTTCGGAACAAACCTGGGACATCGCATTGGTCCTAATGCTGACGAGATAATGTTCAGGGCTAATTATAATCTTAGTGATAGAATAAGATTAACGGGTGAATATCGTTTTACAAGAAAAGGAAATAATGTATATGACGAAAATGGTAATCTGATTAAAAATGTTGGTGGAGATATTTTTTTAAGTCATCCTGATATATTAGAAAACAAAACAGCAAAGTTCTTAGATGGTGAAAGAATTAACACTTCACATTTTATTTTGGGAATGAGAATCGAGCCGATTCGTGAATTTTATTTTGACATTTACTTTAATTATCTATCAACAAAGAATCTCACAAAATCTATTATTGAAAATCTTAGTTATGCACTTATAAAATTCACTTTGGAATATTGA
- a CDS encoding TOBE domain-containing protein, with amino-acid sequence MNFIKGEILSENSHICFQSALKNLTFVIPERFKAPIIKNSIKQVWLGIRPEDIHLKSETVVNNNQDVINSEIHLVEPLGNQTLIYFSFENQQIVSEHRGFATQVKGTLAQLSLDLEKIHLFNFLTEERIEEENI; translated from the coding sequence ATGAATTTCATTAAGGGTGAAATATTATCAGAGAATTCTCATATATGTTTTCAGAGCGCATTGAAAAATTTAACTTTTGTAATTCCAGAGAGATTCAAAGCCCCCATTATTAAAAATTCAATTAAGCAAGTATGGTTAGGAATAAGACCTGAAGATATTCATCTAAAAAGCGAAACTGTAGTGAACAATAATCAAGATGTAATAAATTCTGAAATACATTTAGTAGAACCTTTAGGTAATCAGACATTGATCTATTTTAGTTTTGAAAATCAGCAAATTGTTTCTGAGCATAGAGGATTTGCAACTCAAGTAAAAGGCACTTTAGCACAACTTTCATTGGATTTGGAAAAAATACATTTGTTCAATTTTTTGACTGAAGAAAGAATTGAAGAAGAGAATATTTAA
- a CDS encoding DUF6745 domain-containing protein, with product MGPTKIILREKEHFEKFYKIITGQSDNKESLTSKEATFLLQRFEERLRSWQKMFENIKTANEEDFKKYSEQWLRFMGCTKKISYPIILTQELIVNPKLINDSGEIIQPVSVAIKFYNMLAEVFHRGGVSFNVIQRMFNISENYSGLMNSLFLYKMLGYNHNETVDYYGDNFKNYHLPIRNTLDSLLFCASECMFYAVGGYSYLDNFVIEDGIDSDTYVEGLKLLRKAIDAGLGYFIFGDDLIGIVDIPKVKFNSRGEYHCAGGPAMKNILGNEAYFYNGTAVNKKIIMHPEQITVKEILSAQHPRIKEIMIERYGLGNLVEAVGYIVLDEVKVEKFVYQLLSIDIEEIAPIVVLKVTCPSTKKKYYLRVPSTYKKFQDALAWTFGIYSADLRRYFET from the coding sequence ATGGGACCGACTAAAATTATTCTTCGGGAAAAAGAACACTTTGAGAAATTTTATAAAATAATAACCGGACAATCTGATAATAAAGAATCTCTCACAAGCAAAGAGGCAACATTCCTTCTTCAAAGATTTGAAGAAAGATTAAGAAGCTGGCAAAAAATGTTTGAGAATATTAAAACGGCAAATGAAGAAGATTTCAAAAAATATTCCGAGCAATGGCTGAGGTTTATGGGATGTACAAAGAAAATAAGCTACCCTATTATATTAACCCAGGAACTGATTGTTAATCCAAAACTGATTAATGATTCTGGGGAAATTATTCAGCCGGTTTCAGTTGCTATAAAATTCTACAATATGCTTGCAGAGGTCTTTCACAGAGGTGGAGTCTCGTTTAATGTCATTCAAAGAATGTTTAATATTTCTGAAAATTATTCAGGCTTAATGAATTCTCTTTTCTTATACAAGATGCTTGGCTATAATCACAATGAAACTGTTGATTACTACGGAGATAACTTCAAAAATTATCATCTCCCGATAAGGAACACTCTTGATAGTTTGCTTTTCTGTGCATCCGAATGCATGTTTTATGCGGTGGGAGGATATAGTTATCTTGACAATTTTGTAATCGAGGATGGAATCGATTCAGATACTTATGTTGAAGGATTAAAATTGCTGCGCAAAGCAATTGATGCAGGTCTTGGTTATTTCATTTTTGGGGATGATTTGATTGGTATTGTAGATATTCCCAAAGTTAAATTTAACAGCCGAGGAGAGTATCATTGTGCTGGCGGTCCTGCTATGAAAAATATTTTGGGTAATGAAGCTTACTTCTACAATGGTACGGCAGTAAACAAAAAAATAATTATGCATCCTGAACAAATTACAGTAAAAGAAATACTCTCAGCACAACATCCCCGCATCAAAGAAATAATGATTGAGAGATATGGTTTAGGGAATTTAGTGGAAGCGGTTGGGTATATTGTACTTGACGAGGTTAAAGTTGAAAAATTCGTTTATCAGTTACTCAGCATAGATATTGAGGAAATTGCTCCAATTGTTGTACTAAAAGTGACCTGCCCATCCACAAAAAAGAAATATTATTTAAGAGTTCCCTCAACATACAAAAAATTTCAGGACGCACTTGCCTGGACTTTTGGAATTTATTCTGCTGATCTGCGCAGATACTTCGAAACTTAA